The Coffea arabica cultivar ET-39 chromosome 6e, Coffea Arabica ET-39 HiFi, whole genome shotgun sequence genome contains the following window.
CAAACAATTGTTGCAGATGAATTTTGTCCATCGCAACAGAAAATAATTGTCACCGAGATCCACGCCATGACTTGAACATCAAACCATGCTCGCTCACCGTACCCCCAGATAATCGCCTCATCTTTTGCCATAGCTGCCTTGCTTTTCCTAATGTTAAAGGCCCTGAACCTGAGTGCCTCCCTAGTGGCCCAGAATCTTGCATCGCATATCTTGCCGATGAGCTCAATAAATCTGATACAGATATTCCCCTTTCAACATCTACCTCACAATCATAATGAGAGACTGGGGATTGACCATAATGAGAGACTGGGGATTGACCATGTAAAGGAACTCCCAAGGAGTCTAAAGTGTTAGAAATCCCAGTATCCATGTCTAGAGACAGATCCTCCTGACTACAACTTCTGGACCCCATTTCTTTCGTTTCATCACACTCATTGCATATTAATTTGAGTGCCTGAACAACTTCACCCATGAATGGTCTGTTTGATACCTCTGGTTGAACGCACATTGAAGCAATCGCAGCTACCTTTGAGATACCATCAAATGGAAAATCAGGGCCCAAAGTTGGGTCTATGATGGATTCTAAACCTTCTTTACTTGTAAGCACTGGGCGGGCCCAAGAAACCAAATTCTCTTGACCAGGTGGTTGAGACATGTCTACTGGTTTTCTACCTGTCAACAGCTCAAGAAGTACAACCCCATAACTGTAAACATCACTCTTCACAAGCAGATGACCGGTCATTGCATACTCTGGAGCGACATACCTGGTACATTAATAAAACCAAACTCTGTTTATGTCActaaatgatgtcaaaactgaATCTTAAGAAcaacaaataaaaaggaaacACAGAGTGGGTGAACTGATGACTACTGCTGCTGCATCTATGTTACATATTAGACAAGTCACAAATCTGAGTGTTCATTGTAACTGACAGGAATGGAGTTGGACAGAAGGTGGGTTCAGAACCATGTGGCACCAAGAAACTTCACCAATGGAAATGAAACATATCACACTGGCAGAGGACAACTGATTCAAATTGCCTCAATTTTGTACTAGCATTCCAAGGTTTGAAAACTTGAAACCACGCAAAGTTACTAAAAGATAATGTGAGGGATATAACACCATCAATCTAACCATAAAGTTGCCCTAAAAATGTTCAGATAAGGTCATCCAAGGGCTCATACCAAGTCGACTTAAAGAAAAGGTGCCCAGGGGATTGATTTAGCTACAGCAAGTCAAAAGCAGGGAAATTTACCCAAAGGTTCCCATTACACGTGTCGAAATGTGTTTATTTTCCTCATCCAATGCAGTTCGAGCCAAACCAAAATCAGAGACTTTAGGCGTAAAGTCATGTTCCAACAAGATGTTGCTGGACTTGAAGTCCCTGTGTATGACTCGTGGACTCGAATCTTCATGCAGATAGGCCAGACCACGAGCAGCACCAAGAGCTATCTTAAGCCGAGCACCCCAATCAAGAGGAGCATGTTCCTGGTGAACTCCTGAGAGCAAGCAAAGAAAGCATATAAATATAGCCGGGAAACAAGGTTGGAACTTATATAAACAGAAGACAATATTACCGTGCAGATGAGATTCCACACTGCCATTTGGTATGAGTTCATAGATTAAGCAGCGAGTTCGCTCCTCTGTACATATACCAATCAACTTGACCAAGTTTCGGTGATGAAGGCGACTAAGCATCTCTATTTCCGACAAGAACTCACGACCTCCCTGCTGGTCAGCTCGCTTTAGAACTTTTACAGCCACATGAGTCCCATCTTCAAGCACGCCACTATAAACACGACCAAAGCCGCCTTCACCAAGTATTCTTGTTTCACTGAAGTTATCTGTGGCTTTCTCCATATCACATGTACTAAAAGATTTTGCAGAACCAGCATATGCTGCAATGCTAGAACCATAAGATAACGCAGCAGAACTTGGCCCACTTCCAATCATAGAGGCAGGAATCCCTACATTAGACACAGCAAACTTTGAGTTCTAAGCTATTTTTCTGCTTCAATGGGTCAATTGTTGTGTGTTCTTGTTACAATTTTTTGATGACTCTTAGCTTCTCCATATGACCATGCTATGTTGTTATAtgctctttttttcattttttttaatttttattatatttttttagcaGGGGAAGGGTGGGATTTTAGAAGCGGGGAAGGGGAAGGAGGGGAATTGAACACAGAACTTCTCGGCCTCAATGATATGCTCATTGAATGATTAACAAGTACAATAATGTATTATCTGCTGCCTAGGATAACTAGTAAAGACTTAAAAACATTTTGTTATGCAATTGGGTATTCAGAATTTCAAGAATGTTTGTGTGGTACCTAAAGGATTTGGTATTTGTGCGGTACCTAAAGGAAAAAACCAATCCTGATACACTCCAGCTGACCACAAAAACAGCCAACAGGTTCcctaagtttttatttttcgtgggacTAGTTAAGTAGACTTCTAAAATAGCTCATGAGCTTATCCAACGGTTCTAACAGAAGATGCTTTCTTGAGATCATAAGCATTCATATGAGGTCAATCTTAGAGATCAAGATAGTACCTGATGATTTTGCAAGGGAAGGCATAGTAGCTGGTGGAGTAGAGTCTGGAGGGCAGAGCTGCTCTCTGTGTTTTAAAACCAATACCCATGCAATAGCGCAGCAGAAAATTACAACTATAGAGGTAGACAAAACTATAATTGCTATCACACTTCGACTTAGCCCACCTCTGTGATGCTGTCTTCCCACATCAACCCCAAATGGCTTTATGGCCGCTCCATTGTTGTTGCGACTAGAATAAGGGTCAGTTTCTATAGTACCAATATCAGAAGATGCAGAAGGTGGAGAGGGTGGAAGACCTACAGGTTTAGTGCCCTTCATTTTAATATCAGGATCAAACCACAAATGCGAAAGAGAATATGATGCAGGCAGCCTGACATCGTTACCTGGATAATGTACATAAAGCACTTCGTAGTCTCCAAAGAGTGAAGTTTGTATAATAACTTCTTTGAGCCAGAATCTTCGAAATGTCAGATAAGCTGTGGTATTATCAAATGTTTCTCCCAGGGGTACTAAGTCAGTGAGGACAATGGTCTTTTCTGGATCCTGGCTGGCAGCGTTTGCCCCCATAATCCGAACTTGACTTGGCTTCAAAAACACTCCAGCAGCTACTTCTGCTGCGAACTCTGAAACTAAAGGGAAGAAATTGTACAAC
Protein-coding sequences here:
- the LOC113695728 gene encoding uncharacterized protein isoform X3 — its product is MGVVVLQVVFSVLKVTVLAAFLAFQGSSGYSLPPSPSTFPVFSPGGDAIAAPPTPAGLPNGAFVDPPLLLPPLNSASAPQKVKDHIPSLPPSTLVLSPSDSMPIPVIANDTVPPLPPGPEASAPRASPSRISPQSPPTSLPLVPESVPSKPAQSRAPEAPFMATAPASNTHASKRAPQNSLPPGISSSILPVGLSPGKSPGNPLSIPPALPKEPPSTSSEPDTAPASSPVATPPNGTSTQQSPVSTSPAKAPSVHDNMGNSDNAPSPLPSRNAPVVSGSNSPASQPSSFQWHHGKNYKRTPAPSVYMAHPPALAVEDNSSSDPKTDFRFHAPPPLNPVSGSNSPASQPSSFQWHHGKNYKRTPAPSVYMAPPPASAVEAPPDNSSSDPKTDFRFHAPPPLNPGSSTPPSHFPFPTPKSYDSSSPSPHPSSSSQQMPIHSPKMSPTRPMPRMPKMPLQLPFQALPPPPPNGDCTSFTCSEPLTNGAPGSPCVCVLPIQVGLRLSVALYNFFPLVSEFAAEVAAGVFLKPSQVRIMGANAASQDPEKTIVLTDLVPLGETFDNTTAYLTFRRFWLKEVIIQTSLFGDYEVLYVHYPGLPPSPPSASSDIGTIETDPYSSRNNNGAAIKPFGVDVGRQHHRGGLSRSVIAIIVLSTSIVVIFCCAIAWVLVLKHREQLCPPDSTPPATMPSLAKSSGIPASMIGSGPSSAALSYGSSIAAYAGSAKSFSTCDMEKATDNFSETRILGEGGFGRVYSGVLEDGTHVAVKVLKRADQQGGREFLSEIEMLSRLHHRNLVKLIGICTEERTRCLIYELIPNGSVESHLHGNIVFCLYKFQPCFPAIFICFLCLLSGVHQEHAPLDWGARLKIALGAARGLAYLHEDSSPRVIHRDFKSSNILLEHDFTPKVSDFGLARTALDEENKHISTRVMGTFGYVAPEYAMTGHLLVKSDVYSYGVVLLELLTGRKPVDMSQPPGQENLVSWARPVLTSKEGLESIIDPTLGPDFPFDGISKVAAIASMCVQPEVSNRPFMGEVVQALKLICNECDETKEMGSRSCSQEDLSLDMDTGISNTLDSLGVPLHGQSPVSHYGQSPVSHYDCEVDVERGISVSDLLSSSARYAMQDSGPLGRHSGSGPLTLGKARQLWQKMRRLSGGTVSEHGLMFKSWRGSR
- the LOC113695728 gene encoding uncharacterized protein isoform X4 yields the protein MGVVVLQVVFSVLKVTVLAAFLAFQGSSGYSLPPSPSTFPVFSPGGDAIAAPPTPAGLPNGAFVDPPLLLPPLNSASAPQKVKDHIPSLPPSTLVLSPSDSMPIPVIANDTVPPLPPGPEASAPRASPSRISPQSPPTSLPLVPESVPSKPAQSRAPEAPFMATAPASNTHASKRAPQNSLPPGISSSILPVGLSPGKSPGNPLSIPPALPKEPPSTSSEPDTAPASSPVATPPNGTSTQQSPVSTSPAKAPSVHDNMGNSDNAPSPLPSRNAPVVSGSNSPASQPSSFQWHHGKNYKRTPAPSVYMAHPPALAVEAPPDNSSSDPKTDFRFHAPPPLNPVSGSNSPASQPSSFQWHHGKNYKRTPAPSVYMAPPPASAVEDNSSSDPKTDFRFHAPPPLNPGSSTPPSHFPFPTPKSYDSSSPSPHPSSSSQQMPIHSPKMSPTRPMPRMPKMPLQLPFQALPPPPPNGDCTSFTCSEPLTNGAPGSPCVCVLPIQVGLRLSVALYNFFPLVSEFAAEVAAGVFLKPSQVRIMGANAASQDPEKTIVLTDLVPLGETFDNTTAYLTFRRFWLKEVIIQTSLFGDYEVLYVHYPGLPPSPPSASSDIGTIETDPYSSRNNNGAAIKPFGVDVGRQHHRGGLSRSVIAIIVLSTSIVVIFCCAIAWVLVLKHREQLCPPDSTPPATMPSLAKSSGIPASMIGSGPSSAALSYGSSIAAYAGSAKSFSTCDMEKATDNFSETRILGEGGFGRVYSGVLEDGTHVAVKVLKRADQQGGREFLSEIEMLSRLHHRNLVKLIGICTEERTRCLIYELIPNGSVESHLHGNIVFCLYKFQPCFPAIFICFLCLLSGVHQEHAPLDWGARLKIALGAARGLAYLHEDSSPRVIHRDFKSSNILLEHDFTPKVSDFGLARTALDEENKHISTRVMGTFGYVAPEYAMTGHLLVKSDVYSYGVVLLELLTGRKPVDMSQPPGQENLVSWARPVLTSKEGLESIIDPTLGPDFPFDGISKVAAIASMCVQPEVSNRPFMGEVVQALKLICNECDETKEMGSRSCSQEDLSLDMDTGISNTLDSLGVPLHGQSPVSHYGQSPVSHYDCEVDVERGISVSDLLSSSARYAMQDSGPLGRHSGSGPLTLGKARQLWQKMRRLSGGTVSEHGLMFKSWRGSR
- the LOC113695728 gene encoding uncharacterized protein isoform X1 yields the protein MGVVVLQVVFSVLKVTVLAAFLAFQGSSGYSLPPSPSTFPVFSPGGDAIAAPPTPAGLPNGAFVDPPLLLPPLNSASAPQKVKDHIPSLPPSTLVLSPSDSMPIPVIANDTVPPLPPGPEASAPRASPSRISPQSPPTSLPLVPESVPSKPAQSRAPEAPFMATAPASNTHASKRAPQNSLPPGISSSILPVGLSPGKSPGNPLSIPPALPKEPPSTSSEPDTAPASSPVATPPNGTSTQQSPVSTSPAKAPSVHDNMGNSDNAPSPLPSRNAPVVSGSNSPASQPSSFQWHHGKNYKRTPAPSVYMAHPPALAVEAPPDNSSSDPKTDFRFHAPPPLNPVSGSNSPASQPSSFQWHHGKNYKRTPAPSVYMAPPPASAVEAPPDNSSSDPKTDFRFHAPPPLNPGSSTPPSHFPFPTPKSYDSSSPSPHPSSSSQQMPIHSPKMSPTRPMPRMPKMPLQLPFQALPPPPPNGDCTSFTCSEPLTNGAPGSPCVCVLPIQVGLRLSVALYNFFPLVSEFAAEVAAGVFLKPSQVRIMGANAASQDPEKTIVLTDLVPLGETFDNTTAYLTFRRFWLKEVIIQTSLFGDYEVLYVHYPGLPPSPPSASSDIGTIETDPYSSRNNNGAAIKPFGVDVGRQHHRGGLSRSVIAIIVLSTSIVVIFCCAIAWVLVLKHREQLCPPDSTPPATMPSLAKSSGIPASMIGSGPSSAALSYGSSIAAYAGSAKSFSTCDMEKATDNFSETRILGEGGFGRVYSGVLEDGTHVAVKVLKRADQQGGREFLSEIEMLSRLHHRNLVKLIGICTEERTRCLIYELIPNGSVESHLHGNIVFCLYKFQPCFPAIFICFLCLLSGVHQEHAPLDWGARLKIALGAARGLAYLHEDSSPRVIHRDFKSSNILLEHDFTPKVSDFGLARTALDEENKHISTRVMGTFGYVAPEYAMTGHLLVKSDVYSYGVVLLELLTGRKPVDMSQPPGQENLVSWARPVLTSKEGLESIIDPTLGPDFPFDGISKVAAIASMCVQPEVSNRPFMGEVVQALKLICNECDETKEMGSRSCSQEDLSLDMDTGISNTLDSLGVPLHGQSPVSHYGQSPVSHYDCEVDVERGISVSDLLSSSARYAMQDSGPLGRHSGSGPLTLGKARQLWQKMRRLSGGTVSEHGLMFKSWRGSR
- the LOC113695728 gene encoding uncharacterized protein isoform X7, translating into MGVVVLQVVFSVLKVTVLAAFLAFQGSSGYSLPPSPSTFPVFSPGGDAIAAPPTPAGLPNGAFVDPPLLLPPLNSASAPQKVKDHIPSLPPSTLVLSPSDSMPIPVIANDTVPPLPPGPEASAPRASPSRISPQSPPTSLPLVPESVPSKPAQSRAPEAPFMATAPASNTHASKRAPQNSLPPGISSSILPVGLSPGKSPGNPLSIPPALPKEPPSTSSEPDTAPASSPVATPPNGTSTQQSPVSTSPAKAPSVHDNMGNSDNAPSPLPSRNAPVVSGSNSPASQPSSFQWHHGKNYKRTPAPSVYMAHPPALAVEDNSSSDPKTDFRFHAPPPLNPGSNSPASQPSSFQWHHGKNYKRTPAPSVYMAPPPASAVEAPPDNSSSDPKTDFRFHAPPPLNPGSSTPPSHFPFPTPKSYDSSSPSPHPSSSSQQMPIHSPKMSPTRPMPRMPKMPLQLPFQALPPPPPNGDCTSFTCSEPLTNGAPGSPCVCVLPIQVGLRLSVALYNFFPLVSEFAAEVAAGVFLKPSQVRIMGANAASQDPEKTIVLTDLVPLGETFDNTTAYLTFRRFWLKEVIIQTSLFGDYEVLYVHYPGLPPSPPSASSDIGTIETDPYSSRNNNGAAIKPFGVDVGRQHHRGGLSRSVIAIIVLSTSIVVIFCCAIAWVLVLKHREQLCPPDSTPPATMPSLAKSSGIPASMIGSGPSSAALSYGSSIAAYAGSAKSFSTCDMEKATDNFSETRILGEGGFGRVYSGVLEDGTHVAVKVLKRADQQGGREFLSEIEMLSRLHHRNLVKLIGICTEERTRCLIYELIPNGSVESHLHGNIVFCLYKFQPCFPAIFICFLCLLSGVHQEHAPLDWGARLKIALGAARGLAYLHEDSSPRVIHRDFKSSNILLEHDFTPKVSDFGLARTALDEENKHISTRVMGTFGYVAPEYAMTGHLLVKSDVYSYGVVLLELLTGRKPVDMSQPPGQENLVSWARPVLTSKEGLESIIDPTLGPDFPFDGISKVAAIASMCVQPEVSNRPFMGEVVQALKLICNECDETKEMGSRSCSQEDLSLDMDTGISNTLDSLGVPLHGQSPVSHYGQSPVSHYDCEVDVERGISVSDLLSSSARYAMQDSGPLGRHSGSGPLTLGKARQLWQKMRRLSGGTVSEHGLMFKSWRGSR
- the LOC113695728 gene encoding uncharacterized protein isoform X5 — protein: MGVVVLQVVFSVLKVTVLAAFLAFQGSSGYSLPPSPSTFPVFSPGGDAIAAPPTPAGAFVDPPLLLPPLNSASAPQKVKDHIPSLPPSTLVLSPSDSMPIPVIANDTVPPLPPGPEASAPRASPSRISPQSPPTSLPLVPESVPSKPAQSRAPEAPFMATAPASNTHASKRAPQNSLPPGISSSILPVGLSPGKSPGNPLSIPPALPKEPPSTSSEPDTAPASSPVATPPNGTSTQQSPVSTSPAKAPSVHDNMGNSDNAPSPLPSRNAPVVSGSNSPASQPSSFQWHHGKNYKRTPAPSVYMAHPPALAVEAPPDNSSSDPKTDFRFHAPPPLNPVSGSNSPASQPSSFQWHHGKNYKRTPAPSVYMAPPPASAVEAPPDNSSSDPKTDFRFHAPPPLNPGSSTPPSHFPFPTPKSYDSSSPSPHPSSSSQQMPIHSPKMSPTRPMPRMPKMPLQLPFQALPPPPPNGDCTSFTCSEPLTNGAPGSPCVCVLPIQVGLRLSVALYNFFPLVSEFAAEVAAGVFLKPSQVRIMGANAASQDPEKTIVLTDLVPLGETFDNTTAYLTFRRFWLKEVIIQTSLFGDYEVLYVHYPGLPPSPPSASSDIGTIETDPYSSRNNNGAAIKPFGVDVGRQHHRGGLSRSVIAIIVLSTSIVVIFCCAIAWVLVLKHREQLCPPDSTPPATMPSLAKSSGIPASMIGSGPSSAALSYGSSIAAYAGSAKSFSTCDMEKATDNFSETRILGEGGFGRVYSGVLEDGTHVAVKVLKRADQQGGREFLSEIEMLSRLHHRNLVKLIGICTEERTRCLIYELIPNGSVESHLHGNIVFCLYKFQPCFPAIFICFLCLLSGVHQEHAPLDWGARLKIALGAARGLAYLHEDSSPRVIHRDFKSSNILLEHDFTPKVSDFGLARTALDEENKHISTRVMGTFGYVAPEYAMTGHLLVKSDVYSYGVVLLELLTGRKPVDMSQPPGQENLVSWARPVLTSKEGLESIIDPTLGPDFPFDGISKVAAIASMCVQPEVSNRPFMGEVVQALKLICNECDETKEMGSRSCSQEDLSLDMDTGISNTLDSLGVPLHGQSPVSHYGQSPVSHYDCEVDVERGISVSDLLSSSARYAMQDSGPLGRHSGSGPLTLGKARQLWQKMRRLSGGTVSEHGLMFKSWRGSR
- the LOC113695728 gene encoding uncharacterized protein isoform X2 translates to MGVVVLQVVFSVLKVTVLAAFLAFQGSSGYSLPPSPSTFPVFSPGGDAIAAPPTPAGLPNGAFVDPPLLLPPLNSASAPQKVKDHIPSLPPSTLVLSPSDSMPIPVIANDTVPPLPPGPEASAPRASPSRISPQSPPTSLPLVPESVPSKPAQSRAPEAPFMATAPASNTHASKRAPQNSLPPGISSSILPVGLSPGKSPGNPLSIPPALPKEPPSTSSEPDTAPASSPVATPPNGTSTQQSPVSTSPAKAPSVHDNMGNSDNAPSPLPSRNAPVVSGSNSPASQPSSFQWHHGKNYKRTPAPSVYMAHPPALAVEAPPDNSSSDPKTDFRFHAPPPLNPGSNSPASQPSSFQWHHGKNYKRTPAPSVYMAPPPASAVEAPPDNSSSDPKTDFRFHAPPPLNPGSSTPPSHFPFPTPKSYDSSSPSPHPSSSSQQMPIHSPKMSPTRPMPRMPKMPLQLPFQALPPPPPNGDCTSFTCSEPLTNGAPGSPCVCVLPIQVGLRLSVALYNFFPLVSEFAAEVAAGVFLKPSQVRIMGANAASQDPEKTIVLTDLVPLGETFDNTTAYLTFRRFWLKEVIIQTSLFGDYEVLYVHYPGLPPSPPSASSDIGTIETDPYSSRNNNGAAIKPFGVDVGRQHHRGGLSRSVIAIIVLSTSIVVIFCCAIAWVLVLKHREQLCPPDSTPPATMPSLAKSSGIPASMIGSGPSSAALSYGSSIAAYAGSAKSFSTCDMEKATDNFSETRILGEGGFGRVYSGVLEDGTHVAVKVLKRADQQGGREFLSEIEMLSRLHHRNLVKLIGICTEERTRCLIYELIPNGSVESHLHGNIVFCLYKFQPCFPAIFICFLCLLSGVHQEHAPLDWGARLKIALGAARGLAYLHEDSSPRVIHRDFKSSNILLEHDFTPKVSDFGLARTALDEENKHISTRVMGTFGYVAPEYAMTGHLLVKSDVYSYGVVLLELLTGRKPVDMSQPPGQENLVSWARPVLTSKEGLESIIDPTLGPDFPFDGISKVAAIASMCVQPEVSNRPFMGEVVQALKLICNECDETKEMGSRSCSQEDLSLDMDTGISNTLDSLGVPLHGQSPVSHYGQSPVSHYDCEVDVERGISVSDLLSSSARYAMQDSGPLGRHSGSGPLTLGKARQLWQKMRRLSGGTVSEHGLMFKSWRGSR
- the LOC113695728 gene encoding uncharacterized protein isoform X9, which produces MGVVVLQVVFSVLKVTVLAAFLAFQGSSGYSLPPSPSTFPVFSPGGDAIAAPPTPAGLPNGAFVDPPLLLPPLNSASAPQKVKDHIPSLPPSTLVLSPSDSMPIPVIANDTVPPLPPGPEASAPRASPSRISPQSPPTSLPLVPESVPSKPAQSRAPEAPFMATAPASNTHASKRAPQNSLPPGISSSILPVGLSPGKSPGNPLSIPPALPKEPPSTSSEPDTAPASSPVATPPNGTSTQQSPVSTSPAKAPSVHDNMGNSDNAPSPLPSRNAPVVSGSNSPASQPSSFQWHHGKNYKRTPAPSVYMAHPPALAVEAPPDNSSSDPKTDFRFHAPPPLNPVSGSNSPASQPSSFQWHHGKNYKRTPAPSVYMAPPPASAVEAPPDNSSSDPKTDFRFHAPPPLNPGSSTPPSHFPFPTPKSYDSSSPSPHPSSSSQQMPIHSPKMSPTRPMPRMPKMPLQLPFQALPPPPPNGDCTSFTCSEPLTNGAPGSPCVCVLPIQVGLRLSVALYNFFPLVSEFAAEVAAGVFLKPSQVRIMGANAASQDPEKTIVLTDLVPLGETFDNTTAYLTFRRFWLKEVIIQTSLFGDYEVLYVHYPGLPPSPPSASSDIGTIETDPYSSRNNNGAAIKPFGVDVGRQHHRGGLSRSVIAIIVLSTSIVVIFCCAIAWVLVLKHREQLCPPDSTPPATMPSLAKSSGIPASMIGSGPSSAALSYGSSIAAYAGSAKSFSTCDMEKATDNFSETRILGEGGFGRVYSGVLEDGTHVAVKVLKRADQQGGREFLSEIEMLSRLHHRNLVKLIGICTEERTRCLIYELIPNGSVESHLHGVHQEHAPLDWGARLKIALGAARGLAYLHEDSSPRVIHRDFKSSNILLEHDFTPKVSDFGLARTALDEENKHISTRVMGTFGYVAPEYAMTGHLLVKSDVYSYGVVLLELLTGRKPVDMSQPPGQENLVSWARPVLTSKEGLESIIDPTLGPDFPFDGISKVAAIASMCVQPEVSNRPFMGEVVQALKLICNECDETKEMGSRSCSQEDLSLDMDTGISNTLDSLGVPLHGQSPVSHYGQSPVSHYDCEVDVERGISVSDLLSSSARYAMQDSGPLGRHSGSGPLTLGKARQLWQKMRRLSGGTVSEHGLMFKSWRGSR
- the LOC113695728 gene encoding uncharacterized protein isoform X8 translates to MGVVVLQVVFSVLKVTVLAAFLAFQGSSGYSLPPSPSTFPVFSPGGDAIAAPPTPAGLPNGAFVDPPLLLPPLNSASAPQKVKDHIPSLPPSTLVLSPSDSMPIPVIANDTVPPLPPGPEASAPRASPSRISPQSPPTSLPLVPESVPSKPAQSRAPEAPFMATAPASNTHASKRAPQNSLPPGISSSILPVGLSPGKSPGNPLSIPPALPKEPPSTSSEPDTAPASSPVATPPNGTSTQQSPVSTSPAKVSGSNSPASQPSSFQWHHGKNYKRTPAPSVYMAHPPALAVEAPPDNSSSDPKTDFRFHAPPPLNPVSGSNSPASQPSSFQWHHGKNYKRTPAPSVYMAPPPASAVEAPPDNSSSDPKTDFRFHAPPPLNPGSSTPPSHFPFPTPKSYDSSSPSPHPSSSSQQMPIHSPKMSPTRPMPRMPKMPLQLPFQALPPPPPNGDCTSFTCSEPLTNGAPGSPCVCVLPIQVGLRLSVALYNFFPLVSEFAAEVAAGVFLKPSQVRIMGANAASQDPEKTIVLTDLVPLGETFDNTTAYLTFRRFWLKEVIIQTSLFGDYEVLYVHYPGLPPSPPSASSDIGTIETDPYSSRNNNGAAIKPFGVDVGRQHHRGGLSRSVIAIIVLSTSIVVIFCCAIAWVLVLKHREQLCPPDSTPPATMPSLAKSSGIPASMIGSGPSSAALSYGSSIAAYAGSAKSFSTCDMEKATDNFSETRILGEGGFGRVYSGVLEDGTHVAVKVLKRADQQGGREFLSEIEMLSRLHHRNLVKLIGICTEERTRCLIYELIPNGSVESHLHGNIVFCLYKFQPCFPAIFICFLCLLSGVHQEHAPLDWGARLKIALGAARGLAYLHEDSSPRVIHRDFKSSNILLEHDFTPKVSDFGLARTALDEENKHISTRVMGTFGYVAPEYAMTGHLLVKSDVYSYGVVLLELLTGRKPVDMSQPPGQENLVSWARPVLTSKEGLESIIDPTLGPDFPFDGISKVAAIASMCVQPEVSNRPFMGEVVQALKLICNECDETKEMGSRSCSQEDLSLDMDTGISNTLDSLGVPLHGQSPVSHYGQSPVSHYDCEVDVERGISVSDLLSSSARYAMQDSGPLGRHSGSGPLTLGKARQLWQKMRRLSGGTVSEHGLMFKSWRGSR
- the LOC113695728 gene encoding uncharacterized protein isoform X6, whose protein sequence is MGVVVLQVVFSVLKVTVLAAFLAFQGSSGYSLPPSPSTFPVFSPGGDAIAAPPTPAGLPNGAFVDPPLLLPPLNSASAPQKVKDHIPSLPPSTLVLSPSDSMPIPVIANDTVPPLPPAPRASPSRISPQSPPTSLPLVPESVPSKPAQSRAPEAPFMATAPASNTHASKRAPQNSLPPGISSSILPVGLSPGKSPGNPLSIPPALPKEPPSTSSEPDTAPASSPVATPPNGTSTQQSPVSTSPAKAPSVHDNMGNSDNAPSPLPSRNAPVVSGSNSPASQPSSFQWHHGKNYKRTPAPSVYMAHPPALAVEAPPDNSSSDPKTDFRFHAPPPLNPVSGSNSPASQPSSFQWHHGKNYKRTPAPSVYMAPPPASAVEAPPDNSSSDPKTDFRFHAPPPLNPGSSTPPSHFPFPTPKSYDSSSPSPHPSSSSQQMPIHSPKMSPTRPMPRMPKMPLQLPFQALPPPPPNGDCTSFTCSEPLTNGAPGSPCVCVLPIQVGLRLSVALYNFFPLVSEFAAEVAAGVFLKPSQVRIMGANAASQDPEKTIVLTDLVPLGETFDNTTAYLTFRRFWLKEVIIQTSLFGDYEVLYVHYPGLPPSPPSASSDIGTIETDPYSSRNNNGAAIKPFGVDVGRQHHRGGLSRSVIAIIVLSTSIVVIFCCAIAWVLVLKHREQLCPPDSTPPATMPSLAKSSGIPASMIGSGPSSAALSYGSSIAAYAGSAKSFSTCDMEKATDNFSETRILGEGGFGRVYSGVLEDGTHVAVKVLKRADQQGGREFLSEIEMLSRLHHRNLVKLIGICTEERTRCLIYELIPNGSVESHLHGNIVFCLYKFQPCFPAIFICFLCLLSGVHQEHAPLDWGARLKIALGAARGLAYLHEDSSPRVIHRDFKSSNILLEHDFTPKVSDFGLARTALDEENKHISTRVMGTFGYVAPEYAMTGHLLVKSDVYSYGVVLLELLTGRKPVDMSQPPGQENLVSWARPVLTSKEGLESIIDPTLGPDFPFDGISKVAAIASMCVQPEVSNRPFMGEVVQALKLICNECDETKEMGSRSCSQEDLSLDMDTGISNTLDSLGVPLHGQSPVSHYGQSPVSHYDCEVDVERGISVSDLLSSSARYAMQDSGPLGRHSGSGPLTLGKARQLWQKMRRLSGGTVSEHGLMFKSWRGSR